A window of Dehalococcoidia bacterium contains these coding sequences:
- a CDS encoding bifunctional (p)ppGpp synthetase/guanosine-3',5'-bis(diphosphate) 3'-pyrophosphohydrolase: MDPTLLFTKAREYLPPDKLAVVEAAYNYALKAHDGQKRKSGAPFLEHPLQTAITLADLQLDASTLAAALLHDVPEDCNIPISRLEKQFGPDISKLVDGVTKLSRLAWKRDIAVSSRETQAENLRKMLIAMAEDLRVVFIKLADRLHNMNTLEALPPERRQAIAQETLEIYAPLAHRLGIWEIKWQLEDLSFRYLQPEEYRKIARMVAVRRSLREGFIDDAARVLRDEMVIAGIQGEVYGRPKHIFSIFNKIQRYTAIGRSFGDIHDLFALRVLVNTIPDCYKVLGIIHNTWHPITEEFNDYIANPKDNGYQSLHTTVMVGDGASTPLEIQIRTYEMHRMSEYGVAAHWRYKEGAKPDLNFEEKISWLRQLIDWQSSLDSEEFLTSLKEDFFVDQVFVYTPKGEIRPFPRGATPLDFAYRIHTDLGHRCIGAKVNGKLVPLNYELKNSDIVEIVASKAEKAPSLDWINPDLGFVKTAHAKEKIRAWYKKQERTQNIERGRSILEKELKRMGVDVANYEELAGQLNFDTTDDFLASVGYGGITPHQIATKLAGEPEVIPLAKPTAAPAQHKGSGIQVLGVGDLLTHLAQCCHPVPGDDIIGYITRSHGITVHRKNCINVINEEEQERLINVSWGQMEDVYPVDIQVEAFDRVGLLRDITTAVAEEKINITSVSTQYNDDVFTMFATIEIKSMAQLNHILNRLMSLRGVINATKAHTARMNVSS; this comes from the coding sequence ATGGATCCCACTCTATTATTCACCAAGGCCAGGGAATACCTGCCTCCCGACAAGCTGGCTGTCGTGGAGGCTGCCTATAATTATGCCCTCAAGGCACATGACGGGCAGAAGCGCAAATCCGGCGCGCCCTTCCTGGAACATCCCCTCCAAACTGCCATAACCCTGGCCGACCTGCAGCTCGATGCCTCCACACTGGCTGCCGCACTCCTGCACGACGTTCCTGAAGACTGTAATATACCGATCTCACGGCTGGAAAAACAGTTCGGTCCGGATATCAGCAAGCTGGTGGACGGGGTGACCAAGCTGAGCAGGCTGGCATGGAAGCGCGATATAGCAGTCAGCAGCCGGGAGACGCAGGCGGAGAACCTGCGCAAGATGCTTATCGCCATGGCTGAGGACCTGCGCGTGGTATTCATCAAGCTGGCTGACAGGCTGCATAATATGAATACGCTGGAGGCATTACCACCCGAAAGGAGACAGGCCATTGCTCAGGAAACTCTGGAGATATATGCCCCGCTGGCTCACAGGCTGGGCATATGGGAGATCAAGTGGCAGCTTGAAGACCTTTCTTTCCGATACCTGCAGCCGGAGGAGTACCGCAAAATCGCGCGTATGGTGGCGGTACGCCGGTCGCTGCGCGAAGGATTTATCGATGACGCCGCCCGAGTACTGCGCGACGAGATGGTCATAGCCGGCATCCAGGGAGAGGTATACGGACGGCCCAAGCACATCTTCAGTATCTTCAACAAGATACAGAGGTATACAGCTATCGGCAGGAGCTTCGGTGATATCCACGACCTTTTCGCCCTGCGCGTGCTGGTCAACACTATCCCTGACTGCTACAAGGTGCTGGGCATCATACACAATACCTGGCACCCGATCACAGAAGAATTCAACGACTATATAGCCAATCCCAAAGATAACGGGTACCAGTCTTTGCACACCACTGTAATGGTGGGCGACGGCGCCTCCACGCCTCTGGAGATACAGATCAGAACGTACGAGATGCATCGCATGTCGGAATACGGCGTTGCAGCTCACTGGCGATACAAAGAAGGGGCCAAGCCGGACCTGAATTTCGAGGAGAAGATCTCCTGGCTGCGCCAGCTCATCGACTGGCAGAGCTCGCTGGACAGCGAAGAATTCCTGACCTCATTGAAAGAGGACTTTTTCGTCGACCAGGTCTTTGTCTACACGCCCAAAGGGGAGATCAGGCCCTTCCCGCGCGGAGCTACACCCCTGGATTTCGCCTACCGCATCCATACAGACCTCGGCCACCGCTGCATCGGCGCAAAAGTCAACGGCAAGCTGGTTCCCCTCAACTACGAGCTCAAGAACAGCGATATAGTCGAGATAGTAGCCAGCAAGGCCGAGAAAGCGCCGAGCCTGGACTGGATCAATCCGGACCTGGGTTTCGTCAAGACCGCCCATGCCAAGGAGAAGATCCGCGCCTGGTATAAAAAGCAGGAGCGCACGCAAAATATTGAGCGGGGCAGGTCGATACTGGAAAAAGAGCTCAAGCGCATGGGTGTCGATGTGGCCAACTACGAGGAGCTTGCGGGGCAGCTCAATTTCGATACTACCGATGACTTCCTGGCCTCCGTGGGTTACGGCGGCATCACGCCTCATCAGATCGCCACTAAGCTGGCGGGAGAGCCGGAGGTGATCCCGCTGGCCAAACCCACGGCCGCACCTGCGCAGCATAAGGGCTCGGGCATACAGGTACTGGGAGTAGGCGACCTGCTCACGCACCTTGCTCAATGTTGCCATCCGGTGCCCGGTGATGATATTATCGGGTACATTACGCGTAGCCACGGCATCACCGTACACCGCAAAAACTGCATCAACGTTATCAACGAAGAGGAGCAGGAGCGGCTGATCAATGTGAGCTGGGGCCAGATGGAGGACGTGTACCCGGTTGATATACAGGTGGAAGCTTTCGACCGGGTGGGGCTGTTGCGGGACATTACCACGGCGGTAGCCGAAGAAAAGATTAATATTACCAGCGTAAGCACCCAGTATAATGACGATGTGTTCACCATGTTTGCGACAATAGAGATCAAGAGCATGGCTCAGTTGAATCACATATTAAACAGGCTTATGAGCCTGCGTGGCGTTATCAATGCCACCAAGGCCCATACTGCCAGGATGAACGTCAGTTCATGA
- a CDS encoding DUF5670 family protein: MNVLLIIGIILLVLWLLGFIAIPGLGWLINIALIIGIILIIIWLLKKVFKVF; this comes from the coding sequence ATGAACGTTCTATTAATCATCGGCATCATCCTGCTGGTACTCTGGCTTTTAGGCTTCATCGCCATTCCCGGCCTCGGCTGGCTGATCAATATTGCCCTCATCATCGGTATTATATTGATCATCATCTGGTTGCTGAAGAAGGTTTTCAAGGTATTTTAG
- a CDS encoding CoA-binding protein, with translation MNTSKFQELNSIFFPRNTAIIGASPTDGYTYALLATKMRDRLYLVNPNYQEVLGRKSYASVLDTDAPIDYAVIAVPVRFALSAVSDCIKKGVKGVHLFTSGFSETGLPEGIKREKELADMARGKLRIIGPNCMGTYCPKSGLSFNPASTNVEGNIGVISQSGTFAQLFVYAGRTMNLKISKMVSYGNAVDLDCPDFLEYLADDPDTSVIALYIEGIRDGRRLRSALEYAAAKKPVVALKGGVTGAGGRVASSHTGSLAGTGETWSTMFRQSGVVQVDDIDDLLNTTNAMDLSRVPSGNGVAIVTYSGGFAVVQSDMCVKAGLQIPQFSRKAVDELRTFVPAAGTMIGNPLDSWQLFYRHSGEGRLSDVLRIVAGEKQIHSIILQFDIIRFMTMMWGNGTEEKLRAITEDFLAGCRFARDEAGRLVIITVAIDAYTDNEAERRMTLLAKKMCEDAGFPVAASLREAIRAVSYMYKYAAIKK, from the coding sequence ATGAATACCTCTAAGTTTCAAGAACTGAACAGCATCTTTTTCCCCCGCAATACAGCAATCATAGGAGCTTCTCCAACAGACGGCTACACCTACGCTCTGCTTGCGACTAAAATGCGCGACAGGCTCTACCTGGTGAACCCCAACTACCAGGAAGTGCTGGGCAGGAAATCATATGCAAGCGTCTTGGATACAGATGCCCCCATTGATTATGCAGTCATAGCGGTCCCGGTTCGGTTCGCATTGAGCGCCGTCAGCGACTGTATTAAAAAGGGAGTTAAAGGCGTTCATTTATTCACATCGGGATTTAGCGAGACCGGGCTGCCGGAGGGCATCAAGCGTGAGAAAGAGCTGGCCGATATGGCGCGGGGTAAGCTAAGGATCATCGGGCCCAACTGCATGGGAACATATTGCCCCAAATCCGGCCTGTCGTTTAATCCCGCATCCACCAATGTGGAGGGGAATATAGGCGTCATCTCCCAGAGCGGCACCTTTGCTCAGTTGTTTGTCTATGCCGGCAGGACAATGAATTTGAAGATCAGTAAGATGGTCAGCTATGGCAACGCTGTTGATCTCGATTGCCCCGATTTTCTTGAATACCTGGCGGATGATCCCGATACCAGCGTTATCGCCCTTTATATCGAAGGCATCCGTGACGGGAGGCGGTTGAGGTCTGCGCTGGAATATGCGGCCGCTAAAAAGCCGGTGGTTGCGCTCAAGGGCGGCGTCACCGGGGCGGGTGGCAGGGTGGCTTCCTCACACACGGGTTCGCTGGCCGGAACGGGAGAGACATGGTCGACCATGTTCAGACAGAGCGGCGTGGTGCAGGTAGACGATATAGATGACCTGCTCAATACTACCAATGCAATGGACTTATCCAGGGTGCCGTCCGGAAACGGAGTAGCAATCGTTACATACTCCGGCGGATTCGCCGTGGTTCAGAGTGACATGTGCGTGAAGGCAGGGCTCCAGATCCCGCAGTTTTCCCGCAAGGCTGTGGATGAACTGAGGACGTTTGTCCCGGCTGCAGGCACTATGATAGGCAATCCGCTCGATTCGTGGCAACTGTTTTACAGGCACTCGGGCGAAGGCAGGCTGTCAGATGTGCTGCGCATAGTGGCGGGCGAGAAACAAATTCATTCTATTATTCTACAATTCGACATAATAAGGTTTATGACCATGATGTGGGGTAATGGCACCGAGGAGAAACTGAGAGCCATAACCGAGGATTTTCTGGCCGGCTGCCGCTTCGCACGCGATGAGGCCGGCAGGCTGGTAATAATAACGGTGGCCATAGATGCCTATACTGATAACGAGGCGGAACGGCGGATGACTTTATTAGCCAAGAAGATGTGCGAGGATGCTGGATTTCCTGTGGCCGCGTCACTCAGGGAAGCTATCAGGGCGGTCTCTTATATGTACAAGTACGCTGCCATTAAAAAATAA
- a CDS encoding enoyl-CoA hydratase-related protein, giving the protein MAKVEIERRGQILVVRINRPEARNAVDAETAGLLEAAVNEFRHDKGLRVMVLTGSGDVSFCAGADLKAARGLIERRGAGRSGPMGFSRITDLGKPTIAAVNGYCLAGGLELACWCDFRIASAGAKFGVVNRRWGVPLIDGGTQRLPRIVGLGNALYLIESGAMINAEHALRMGLIQEIVPDGAALDRAAELAVRMAEYPWTSLINDRRAAYEGLALDLPRGIKREKDIHAEFFRDVEMFEGLEKFKQGRRPAPPTPPV; this is encoded by the coding sequence ATGGCGAAGGTTGAGATAGAGAGGCGCGGACAGATCCTTGTGGTGAGGATAAACCGGCCCGAAGCCCGCAATGCCGTGGACGCCGAGACGGCCGGCCTGCTGGAAGCGGCTGTGAACGAGTTCAGGCACGATAAAGGTCTCAGGGTCATGGTGCTGACAGGCTCAGGGGATGTTTCCTTCTGTGCGGGCGCCGACCTGAAAGCAGCGAGGGGTCTAATAGAGAGAAGGGGCGCCGGGAGAAGCGGCCCTATGGGATTCAGCCGCATCACCGATTTAGGCAAGCCGACCATAGCTGCCGTCAATGGATACTGCCTGGCGGGAGGGCTGGAATTAGCCTGCTGGTGCGATTTCCGCATCGCGTCTGCCGGGGCAAAATTCGGTGTGGTCAACCGCCGTTGGGGTGTACCGCTTATCGACGGCGGCACGCAAAGGCTGCCCCGCATCGTGGGGCTGGGCAATGCGCTCTACCTGATCGAGAGCGGCGCCATGATTAACGCAGAGCATGCGTTGAGGATGGGCCTGATTCAAGAGATAGTGCCTGACGGGGCTGCCCTGGACAGGGCGGCTGAGCTGGCTGTTAGGATGGCGGAGTACCCGTGGACCAGCCTGATTAATGACCGCAGGGCGGCTTACGAGGGGTTGGCCCTCGATTTGCCGCGGGGCATCAAGCGGGAAAAAGATATACACGCCGAGTTTTTCCGGGACGTGGAGATGTTCGAAGGGTTGGAGAAGTTCAAACAGGGCCGGAGACCGGCGCCGCCCACGCCGCCGGTATAA
- the cutA gene encoding divalent-cation tolerance protein CutA → MAETTGFAVVLVTVSGLDEGNKITSIILDKRLAACVNIVPKISSLFRWQGKIDAADEVMLIIKTRASRVKDIIDTVKSVHSYSIPEVIALPVMAGNADYLDWIAEEVGE, encoded by the coding sequence ATGGCGGAGACGACCGGCTTTGCGGTTGTGCTGGTAACTGTGTCCGGGTTGGACGAAGGCAACAAGATCACGTCTATTATTCTGGATAAGCGCCTGGCTGCTTGCGTTAACATCGTTCCCAAGATATCTTCTCTATTCCGGTGGCAGGGTAAAATCGATGCGGCTGACGAGGTGATGCTGATCATCAAGACCAGGGCGTCACGTGTTAAAGATATCATAGACACGGTGAAAAGCGTCCACAGCTATTCCATACCCGAGGTGATAGCGCTGCCTGTCATGGCGGGGAACGCCGATTACCTGGACTGGATCGCAGAAGAAGTGGG
- the dinB gene encoding DNA polymerase IV → MGDAGKETLRSIFHIDLDAFFVTVEQVLNPALRGKPVIVGGRPEGRGVVASASYEARKFGIHAAMPLSRARRLCPQAVFLAGNYHSYAEFSHKFMRILGDYSPSIESGGLDEAYLDVTGCQNFGSWRELASRIKERIRKETGLVASAGIAPCKVVAKVASDAGKPDGLVEVMPGQERSFLAPMPVEKLPGVGDKTGKVLRSMGIQTIGQLADMPDGLFKTRFGDGMVWLQQHARGLDDSPVEERGEAKSVSRETTFEQDSVDSAMLKATLRYFAEKLGAELRDMDKMARTVTLKLRYADFETVNRGSTSRTATNLDDAIFRAALQLLESTLAKKYRPVRLIGLEVSNLTGAETQLSLFDAETKRLEKLDRAIDRVRDKYGFDAIQTGYTIELKKKYGGRRIKDDKPPAG, encoded by the coding sequence ATGGGTGATGCCGGAAAAGAAACCTTGCGCAGCATTTTCCATATCGATCTCGATGCTTTCTTCGTCACTGTAGAGCAGGTGCTTAATCCAGCCCTGCGGGGTAAGCCCGTGATAGTCGGCGGCAGACCGGAAGGTAGGGGTGTGGTGGCTTCGGCTTCATACGAGGCACGCAAGTTCGGGATACACGCTGCCATGCCGCTGTCCAGGGCCAGGCGCCTCTGCCCGCAGGCCGTTTTCCTGGCGGGCAACTATCACAGTTATGCCGAGTTCTCGCATAAGTTCATGCGGATACTGGGCGATTACAGTCCATCTATCGAATCCGGCGGGCTTGATGAAGCGTATCTCGATGTAACCGGTTGCCAGAATTTCGGCTCCTGGCGGGAGCTTGCTTCCAGGATCAAAGAGCGAATAAGAAAGGAGACCGGTCTGGTGGCCTCGGCAGGTATTGCCCCGTGTAAAGTTGTGGCCAAGGTGGCCTCCGATGCCGGAAAACCGGATGGGCTGGTTGAGGTAATGCCGGGTCAGGAAAGGAGCTTTCTGGCCCCTATGCCGGTGGAGAAGTTGCCCGGTGTAGGGGATAAGACCGGCAAAGTACTGCGATCGATGGGAATTCAGACAATCGGCCAGCTGGCGGATATGCCGGACGGTTTGTTTAAGACACGATTCGGGGATGGTATGGTGTGGCTGCAGCAGCACGCCCGCGGCCTCGACGACAGCCCTGTTGAAGAGAGAGGCGAAGCCAAATCAGTCAGCCGTGAGACCACCTTCGAGCAGGATAGCGTGGATTCGGCCATGCTTAAAGCTACACTTCGTTACTTCGCAGAGAAGCTGGGCGCCGAGCTGAGGGATATGGATAAAATGGCGAGGACTGTAACTCTCAAACTCAGATATGCTGATTTTGAGACTGTTAACCGGGGTTCGACTTCCAGAACGGCCACCAACCTGGACGATGCTATCTTCCGGGCAGCCTTGCAATTGCTGGAATCAACTTTAGCGAAAAAATACCGGCCGGTCAGGCTTATCGGGCTGGAAGTCTCCAACCTGACCGGGGCTGAAACGCAACTCAGCCTGTTCGATGCCGAGACAAAAAGGCTGGAGAAACTGGACCGTGCCATCGACCGGGTGCGAGATAAGTACGGATTCGACGCCATTCAGACGGGCTATACAATAGAGTTAAAGAAAAAATATGGCGGGCGCCGCATCAAAGATGATAAGCCGCCTGCCGGCTAA
- a CDS encoding glycerol-3-phosphate acyltransferase produces the protein MISLAWIAAGLILGSLPFSVWIGKIFLRRDIREYGDGAPGATNVARAGSKPLYVIAALLDAFKGTVPVWLSQLLSGVAGWELAAVAVAPVIGHAFSPFLGFRGGMGVATTFGVWLGLTGWLGPLAMALCIGFMFILQKNWVWGSVCGMFLFLIFLLLVPDPFIKMYRAPLFCAGLTHTAILIIRRYSYFKSWPDPQPWLSKVLKK, from the coding sequence ATGATTAGCCTGGCCTGGATAGCCGCGGGGCTGATACTCGGCTCATTGCCTTTCTCCGTCTGGATCGGCAAAATATTCCTGCGCAGGGATATCCGGGAATACGGCGACGGCGCGCCCGGGGCCACCAACGTGGCCCGGGCCGGCAGCAAACCTCTATACGTGATCGCTGCCCTGCTGGACGCCTTCAAAGGCACGGTGCCCGTGTGGCTGTCCCAGTTGTTATCCGGAGTCGCCGGCTGGGAGCTGGCGGCCGTCGCGGTGGCGCCGGTGATAGGACATGCCTTTTCCCCTTTTCTTGGATTCAGGGGGGGCATGGGCGTCGCGACCACCTTCGGCGTCTGGCTGGGTCTGACAGGCTGGTTGGGACCGTTGGCCATGGCGCTCTGCATCGGATTTATGTTTATTCTTCAGAAGAACTGGGTCTGGGGCTCTGTGTGCGGCATGTTCCTTTTCCTTATTTTCCTGCTGCTTGTCCCGGATCCCTTTATTAAAATGTACAGGGCGCCCCTCTTCTGCGCCGGATTGACACATACCGCTATACTTATTATCAGGCGCTATTCATATTTTAAAAGCTGGCCGGATCCGCAGCCCTGGCTCAGCAAGGTGTTAAAAAAATAA
- the pyrF gene encoding orotidine-5'-phosphate decarboxylase — translation MEFVSRLLNASRRNRSLLCVGLDPDPSKLPVKDVFEFNRAIIDATSDLVCCYKPNLAFYEAMGIRGLQTLKKTVAYIPRDIPVIGDAKRGDIGNTAAAYARALFDYYKFDAVTVNPYLGYDSVKPFLDYRNKGIFVLCRTSNSSASDFQDLVDNFGMKFYQSVALRARDWNKGGNVGLVVGATYPEELKEIRKLCPDMPLLIPGIGAQGGDLELSVRYGANAFGEEAIISATRQVIYASRGPGYAQAARQAAREIRDSINKFRGV, via the coding sequence GTGGAGTTTGTCAGCCGTCTACTTAATGCCTCGCGGCGCAACCGCAGCCTGCTGTGCGTTGGGCTGGATCCCGATCCCTCTAAGCTGCCCGTCAAGGACGTCTTCGAGTTCAACCGGGCGATCATCGATGCAACGTCCGACCTGGTCTGTTGCTATAAACCCAACCTCGCCTTCTATGAGGCTATGGGTATACGCGGGTTGCAAACGCTCAAGAAAACCGTGGCCTACATTCCACGGGATATCCCGGTTATCGGCGATGCCAAAAGGGGGGACATAGGCAACACGGCGGCCGCCTATGCCAGGGCGCTTTTCGATTATTATAAATTCGATGCCGTGACGGTCAACCCTTACCTGGGCTACGATTCGGTAAAGCCTTTTCTCGATTATCGGAACAAGGGCATATTTGTTCTCTGCCGCACTTCCAACAGCAGCGCCTCTGATTTCCAGGATTTAGTGGACAATTTCGGCATGAAGTTCTATCAGTCGGTCGCGCTGCGCGCCCGCGATTGGAACAAGGGCGGCAATGTGGGGCTGGTGGTGGGCGCTACATATCCTGAGGAGTTGAAGGAGATAAGGAAGCTATGCCCTGATATGCCTCTGCTGATACCCGGTATAGGAGCCCAGGGTGGGGATCTGGAGCTGTCCGTCAGGTACGGTGCCAACGCTTTCGGGGAAGAGGCCATTATCTCGGCTACCCGGCAGGTGATCTATGCCTCCCGGGGACCCGGCTATGCGCAGGCGGCCCGCCAGGCTGCACGAGAGATTCGTGACAGCATCAACAAATTCCGTGGCGTTTAG
- the rpsT gene encoding 30S ribosomal protein S20 encodes MPKTKTAEKSARSAERKAERNKAIRSGTKSKLTRAEKLIATKKGAEAGGAVTEAISSLDRAAKRKVIHANTAARKKSRLMKKFNASKKK; translated from the coding sequence TTGCCCAAGACTAAGACAGCGGAAAAATCAGCCCGATCTGCTGAAAGGAAAGCAGAGCGCAATAAGGCCATCAGGAGCGGTACCAAGAGCAAGCTCACCAGAGCGGAAAAATTAATTGCCACTAAAAAAGGCGCTGAGGCCGGCGGGGCGGTAACCGAGGCCATAAGCTCCCTGGACCGGGCGGCCAAACGCAAAGTTATTCATGCCAATACTGCAGCCCGCAAGAAATCGCGCCTGATGAAGAAATTCAACGCGTCTAAAAAGAAATAA
- a CDS encoding ABC transporter permease — protein sequence MSFRDCLQVSIQVLRSNKMRSALTILGIVIGVSSVVFMISFGRGHEANLMGIFKSLGAETIYITSASQMIDQMSGITRKLTMEDALALENSSRLPSVALVSPMTEKMSTVTYANEKVGTDVMGAMPNIRSIIDYPIERGSYITDEHIMSGSSVAVLGATAKSNLFKDEDPLGKNIRINGRNFEVVGVLEAKGGFLPGADDFIMIPLTTMQAKLMGETTTEGRPVQTIAVRALSPAHIDSAKDEAVSVLRQRHHIREGEDNDFYVMDMRDIINQMKQALEIFQLFLASVGAISLVVGGIGIMNIMLVSVTERTREIGIRKAIGARRVDIVKQFLVESAILSVSGGIIGILVAFLFVLMVTGVKLGGYTVQAPFSLDIVLVALAVSTFIGIASGLYPAVHAAGMDPVESLRYQ from the coding sequence ATGAGTTTCAGGGACTGTCTGCAGGTATCAATCCAGGTGCTGCGCTCGAACAAGATGCGTTCCGCGCTTACCATTCTGGGGATCGTTATAGGTGTCAGCTCGGTCGTGTTCATGATCTCCTTCGGACGGGGACACGAGGCTAACCTGATGGGCATTTTTAAAAGCCTGGGCGCTGAGACCATTTATATCACCAGCGCCTCCCAGATGATTGACCAGATGTCCGGTATAACGCGGAAATTGACTATGGAAGATGCCCTGGCCCTGGAGAACTCCAGCCGGCTGCCCTCTGTGGCACTGGTATCCCCGATGACGGAAAAGATGTCGACTGTCACCTATGCTAACGAGAAAGTCGGCACGGATGTAATGGGAGCTATGCCCAATATCCGCAGCATCATCGATTATCCCATTGAGAGGGGTTCGTATATAACGGATGAGCATATTATGTCGGGTTCCAGTGTGGCTGTGCTGGGCGCAACGGCTAAAAGTAATCTGTTTAAGGACGAGGATCCGCTGGGTAAAAACATACGCATAAACGGCCGGAATTTCGAGGTCGTTGGCGTACTGGAGGCCAAGGGAGGGTTCCTGCCGGGTGCGGACGACTTCATCATGATCCCGCTGACGACCATGCAGGCCAAGCTGATGGGCGAGACCACCACTGAAGGCCGGCCGGTGCAGACTATCGCTGTCAGGGCCCTCTCGCCTGCCCATATCGACAGCGCCAAGGACGAGGCGGTATCTGTGCTCAGGCAGCGCCACCACATCCGCGAGGGTGAGGACAACGATTTCTATGTCATGGATATGCGCGATATCATCAATCAGATGAAACAGGCGCTGGAGATTTTTCAGCTTTTCCTGGCCAGCGTCGGCGCCATTTCTCTGGTTGTGGGTGGAATAGGCATCATGAATATCATGCTGGTTTCGGTCACGGAACGGACGCGCGAGATCGGTATTAGAAAGGCTATCGGGGCGAGGAGGGTGGACATCGTGAAGCAGTTCCTGGTCGAGTCCGCCATACTAAGCGTATCCGGCGGCATCATCGGTATACTTGTCGCTTTTCTCTTTGTGCTTATGGTGACCGGTGTCAAACTGGGAGGCTATACGGTTCAGGCGCCTTTTTCGCTCGATATAGTGCTGGTCGCACTGGCCGTGTCCACTTTTATCGGCATAGCATCCGGACTCTACCCGGCTGTCCATGCAGCCGGTATGGACCCCGTGGAATCGCTGCGCTACCAGTAG
- a CDS encoding class II aldolase/adducin family protein — protein sequence MTDDLLSHFQSVGSDLYSRGMVSVHGGNLSVRDEDSVVITRSGSRLGYLSESDLIRTGLEKDDENTRLASTELQVHRAIYRKGLFKAIVHSHPIHATALSFVRHVIHTEDEGGKLFIPEVPVVGFGLEPQPGGAADEIAEALKTHAVVMVHRHGSFARGMTLEEAYVITELLEISCRILCLVKNLKIQQL from the coding sequence GTGACTGACGATTTGTTATCCCATTTTCAGTCCGTAGGATCGGATCTCTACAGCCGCGGCATGGTTTCCGTACACGGCGGCAACCTGAGCGTCAGGGACGAGGACAGCGTCGTAATCACGCGCAGCGGCAGCCGCCTGGGTTACCTGTCTGAATCGGACCTGATCAGGACCGGCCTCGAAAAAGATGACGAAAATACCCGCCTCGCTTCGACGGAACTGCAGGTGCACCGAGCTATCTACCGAAAGGGATTGTTCAAGGCCATCGTACACAGCCACCCGATTCATGCTACAGCCCTCTCCTTCGTCCGGCATGTCATCCATACCGAGGATGAGGGAGGAAAGCTCTTTATCCCCGAAGTGCCGGTAGTAGGATTCGGCCTGGAGCCTCAGCCGGGCGGAGCGGCAGATGAGATCGCTGAGGCGCTGAAAACGCATGCGGTGGTCATGGTGCACCGCCACGGCAGCTTTGCCAGAGGCATGACCCTTGAGGAAGCCTACGTTATTACAGAACTGCTTGAGATCAGTTGCCGCATACTCTGCCTGGTGAAGAACTTAAAAATCCAGCAGCTGTAG